The genomic segment ATATTTTGATTGCGGTTGTTGTCGTAGTCATCATCGCAATAGCCGCCTTTTTCGGCTTGAATCACAAAGCTGGTGCTTCTAAAACAGCGAATAAAACTGTAAATATTGGGATTATGACGGGAACAAAGCAAGATGACTCAATCTGGAAGGCTGTTTCTAAGACAGCAAAAGACAAATATGGTATTACACTAAAATTTACACACTTTACGGACTATACACAGCCAAATACAGCGCTAAAAAATGGCGATATTGATTTGAATGCTTTCCAACACTATGCTTTTCTTAATGATTGGAATAAAGCGAATAATGGAACTTTAGTTGCGATTGGGGATACAGTGATTTCTCCGATTGGTGTGTATTCTAAGACGCTTAAAAATCTTAGTGATATTAAAGAGGGTGGAACGATTGCAGTACCAAATGATGCTTCAAATGAAAGTCGTGCCCTTTATGTTTTGAAGTCTGCAGGGCTTATCAAGCTTGACGTTTCAGGAACTTCTCTGGCTACAGTAAAAGACATCACATCAAATCCTAAGAAGTTGGTGGTTAAAGAACTTGATGCGTCACAAACTGCTCGTGCTTTGGACTCTGTAGATGCTGCTGTGATTAATAATAACTATGCGGTAACTGCTGGTCTTAAACAGTCTGATGCGATCTATACTGAGCCAGTTAATAAAGATAGTCAACAATGGATTAATATTATTGTTGCAAACAAGAAAGATAAAAATAACACGCTTTATAAAGATGTTGTGAAAGCTTATGAATCTCCTGCAACGAAGAAAGCTATTGAAAAAGCTTATCCAGACAAGAGCACAATTCCTGCTTGGGGCTTGAAGTTGAAATAGAAATACGGAGGTGCCTACTTGCGCAAGAGTTGCGTATTTAGGGAGAAGGTAGTTTAAAGTTAGGGAGTAAATGATGAATCCAAGAAATAGAAATATTATTATTGCTGTTGTCGTTGTTGTGATAATCGCTGTTGCTGCGTTTATTGGTTTAAGTCATAAGTCTAATACGGCGAATGCAAGTAAAAATGGTACTAAAACGGTCAAAGTCGGTATCATGAGTGGAGATAAGCAAGACCAAGCGGTCTGGAAGTCTGTTGCTAAAACAGCGAAAGATAAGTATAATCTGAACTTGAAGTTTGTGTATTTTACGGATTATAATCAACCTAATGAAGCTTTGCTTTCGGGAGATATTGATGTAAATGCTTTTCAGTCTTATAACTATGTAGATAACTGGAATAAGGCGCATCATACTGATATTGTTTCTGTTGGAAATACTTATATCACTCCAATGCATATCTATTCTCAAAAAATTAAAGATATTTCAGATGTGAAAGATAGAGATTCTGTTGCGATTCCAAATGATGCGGCGAATGAAAGTCGTGCGCTCTTTGTCTTACAAAGTGCTGGGTTGATAAAGTTGAATACGACTGATGCAACGAAGCTTGTGGGCTTGCCTGATATTACAAGTAATCCGAAAAATCTGCAAATCAAAGAAGTAGATGCGAGTCAAACACCACGTGCACTTAGCTCAGTTACGATTTCTGTGGTAAACTATAACTATGCGACTGCGGCAAGTCTGCCAAAGAGTGAGTCTATCTACATGGAACCTTTGGACAAAACTTCTGCGCAATATATCAACTTTATTGCTACGACAAAAAAAGAGAAGAACAATAAAGTTTACAAAGAAGTTGCGAAAGCCTATGCTTCAGAGGAAACAAAGAAAGCAATTAAGACACAATATCCAGATGGTGGCGAGCTACCAGCTTGGAATTTAAAATTGTAAAAAGAGGATTCTTGCTTTGAAAAGCAGAAGTTCTTTGTCAATTCAATGCGATGAACAGGATGGCTTGGATTGACGGATAAATAAACTGTCAGATGGTGGATGAAGGATGATTTCAGTCTGCTGATTGGGGGCGCTTAGACTGGTCGCACTCATCTGACAGTTTTGTCGGTCATTTGGCAGGGAATGAAGTCAAGGCTTATTCAGCGCGCTGAATTTAGTCGGACGAAAATCAAAGCTTAGTACTGTTTTGTCCTCCGTCTAAGAGGTGAAAAGAGGGGTTAGCACGTACTTGCTTTGATAAAAAAATGGAAGGACTAAGTTTGACTACTGATTTGAAGTCAGGGTAACAATAGGTCAAACTTATATTTTAATTATGACAGCGATTATTGAGTTAAATAATGTTTCTGTGCAATTTCATCAAAAAGGGCGCTTGATTACGGCGGTAAATGAGGCAAATTTGCATATTGAAAAAGGTGATATCTATGGTGTGATTGGCTATTCTGGTGCGGGAAAATCAACGCTTGTCCGTACGATTAATTTGTTGCAAAAACCTACAGCAGGGCAGATTGTCGTTAATGGTGAGGTGATTTTTGATAGTGAAAACCCAGTAAAATTTACTGGGTTGAAATTACGTGAGTTTCGTCAAAAAGTCGGAATGATTTTTCAGCATTTTAATCTTCTCTCTGAAAAGACCGTATTTGCAAATGTTTCTTTTGCTCTACAACATACGCAGATTACAGATGAAAAAGGGAAGAAGCGTTATTTGACAAAAAATGAAAAAGCAGATAAGGTTAATCATCTGCTTGAATTGGTTGATTTGGCGGAGCTTTCTGATAAATATCCTGCGCAGCTTTCGGGCGGACAAAAACAACGGGTCGCGATTGCGCGTGCGCTTGCGAATGACCCAGAAATCTTGATTTCTGATGAGGGGACTTCAGCACTTGACCCTAAAACAACGAATCAAATTTTGGATTTGTTGAAAGATTTGCATGACAGGCTCGGTTTAACTATTGTATTGATTACGCATGAGATGGCGGTGGTCAAGGAGATTGCAAATAAGGTGGCTGTCATGCAAAATGGTGATATTATCGAGCAAAATAGTTTGATTGATATTTTTGCGAAGCCACAACAGACGCTAACAAAGCAGTTTATTGAAACGACAAGTTCGGTTAATCGCTTTATCGCCGGACTTTCTAAGACGGATATTTTGCAAAATATTTCTGCTGATGAAGAATTAATTCATTTGGACTTTGGTTCTGGAACGGTGGAAGAACCAATTATTTCTTTGATTAATAAGAATTTTGATGTGACGACAAGCATTTTCTATGGTAATGTTGAGTTACTTCAAGGAAGTTCACTTGGTTCATTAATCATCACGCTAAAAGGGGCTGATGAGGAACGTGAGAAGGTTAAGAAATATTTGGCTGGAACAAGTATTGAGTTCGAAGTATTAAGTGCTTCAAATGAAGGAGGAAAATAATGGCAGAATGGTTTGCACACACCTTTCCTAATGTGGTTTACCTTGGATGGACTGGAGAGACTGGGTGGTGGACATCAATTGTTCAGACTTTGTATATGACTTTTATTTCGGCAATTATTGGTGGTTTGCTTGGTTTGATTTTTGGGATTGGGGTTGTTGTGACGGCAGAAGATGGGATTACACCGAATCGTCCTCTTTTCTGGATTTTGGATAAGGTTGTGTCAATTGGTCGAGCTTTTCCTTTTATCATCTTACTTGCCGCAATCGCTCCTTTTACAAAAATTCTAGTGGGAACGCAAATCGGTATGACTGCGGCTTTGGTTCCTTTGGCGCTTGGTGTTGCCCCTTTTTATGCACGGCAGGTGCAGGCTTCTTTGGAGTCCGTTGATAGAGGTAAAGTCGAGGCGGCACAGACGGTTGGTGCAGATTTTCTTGATATTGTTTTTACAGTTTATCTGCGTGAGGAGTTATCTGGATTGATTCGGGTTTCGACTGTTACTCTGATTTCTTTAATTGGTCTTACTGCAATGGCTGGTGCGATTGGTGCTGGTGGGCTGGGTAATACGGCAATTTCTTATGGTTATAATCGTTTTGCGAATGATGTGACTTGGTTTGCAACGATTTTGATTTTGATTTTTGTGTTATTGGTGCAGCTGATTGGTGATTTTTTGGCGAAGAAGGCTTCACACCGCTAGAAAGATTTCATAGGAGAGGTGGCTTTTATTTGTGTGATTAAACTTACTTTGATGAAAGATAGAAAAGGGTAGTAAAATGAAAAATAATTCTGTAAAAATTGTTGTGGCGACTGGTATTGGTGCAGCCCTCTTTGTTATTATTGGTTGGTTGATTAATATTCCTACGCCTGTACCAAATACGAGTATTCAGTTGCAATATGCGGTTTTGGCTTTGTTCTCTGCTTTGTTTGGACCTTTAGCTGGATTTTTGATTGGATTCATTGGACACGCGCTTAAAGATTCATTTTTGTATGGTTCTCCTTGGTGGACTTGGGTCTTGGGCTCAGGTTTGTCAGGTTTGTTCTTTGCTTTTGCGGTGAAACGTGACCAATTGGTACAAGGGATTTTTGGTGGTAAGGAAATTGTTCGTTTTAACCTTGTGCAGTTGCTGACAAATGTTGTGGTATGGGGCGTGATTGCACCGATTGGTGATATTTTGGTTTATAATGAGCCTGCGAACAAGGTCTTTACACAAGGTGTTGTGGCTGGTCTTGCAAATGCTGTGACGGTTGCTGTTGCAGGGACTTTGCTTTTGAAGCTTTATGCTGCGACGCGCACGAAGTCAGGGTCGCTTGACAAGGAATAAACGAATTGTGATAAAATAAGGAGCAGCAAATTTTTGCTGCTTGATTTTGTTTTTTTATAGTGTTTGTTGTA from the Lactococcus allomyrinae genome contains:
- a CDS encoding MetQ/NlpA family ABC transporter substrate-binding protein, which codes for MNPRNRNILIAVVVVVIIAIAAFFGLNHKAGASKTANKTVNIGIMTGTKQDDSIWKAVSKTAKDKYGITLKFTHFTDYTQPNTALKNGDIDLNAFQHYAFLNDWNKANNGTLVAIGDTVISPIGVYSKTLKNLSDIKEGGTIAVPNDASNESRALYVLKSAGLIKLDVSGTSLATVKDITSNPKKLVVKELDASQTARALDSVDAAVINNNYAVTAGLKQSDAIYTEPVNKDSQQWINIIVANKKDKNNTLYKDVVKAYESPATKKAIEKAYPDKSTIPAWGLKLK
- a CDS encoding MetQ/NlpA family ABC transporter substrate-binding protein, which codes for MNPRNRNIIIAVVVVVIIAVAAFIGLSHKSNTANASKNGTKTVKVGIMSGDKQDQAVWKSVAKTAKDKYNLNLKFVYFTDYNQPNEALLSGDIDVNAFQSYNYVDNWNKAHHTDIVSVGNTYITPMHIYSQKIKDISDVKDRDSVAIPNDAANESRALFVLQSAGLIKLNTTDATKLVGLPDITSNPKNLQIKEVDASQTPRALSSVTISVVNYNYATAASLPKSESIYMEPLDKTSAQYINFIATTKKEKNNKVYKEVAKAYASEETKKAIKTQYPDGGELPAWNLKL
- a CDS encoding methionine ABC transporter ATP-binding protein; this translates as MTAIIELNNVSVQFHQKGRLITAVNEANLHIEKGDIYGVIGYSGAGKSTLVRTINLLQKPTAGQIVVNGEVIFDSENPVKFTGLKLREFRQKVGMIFQHFNLLSEKTVFANVSFALQHTQITDEKGKKRYLTKNEKADKVNHLLELVDLAELSDKYPAQLSGGQKQRVAIARALANDPEILISDEGTSALDPKTTNQILDLLKDLHDRLGLTIVLITHEMAVVKEIANKVAVMQNGDIIEQNSLIDIFAKPQQTLTKQFIETTSSVNRFIAGLSKTDILQNISADEELIHLDFGSGTVEEPIISLINKNFDVTTSIFYGNVELLQGSSLGSLIITLKGADEEREKVKKYLAGTSIEFEVLSASNEGGK
- a CDS encoding methionine ABC transporter permease — encoded protein: MAEWFAHTFPNVVYLGWTGETGWWTSIVQTLYMTFISAIIGGLLGLIFGIGVVVTAEDGITPNRPLFWILDKVVSIGRAFPFIILLAAIAPFTKILVGTQIGMTAALVPLALGVAPFYARQVQASLESVDRGKVEAAQTVGADFLDIVFTVYLREELSGLIRVSTVTLISLIGLTAMAGAIGAGGLGNTAISYGYNRFANDVTWFATILILIFVLLVQLIGDFLAKKASHR
- a CDS encoding ECF-type riboflavin transporter substrate-binding protein — protein: MKNNSVKIVVATGIGAALFVIIGWLINIPTPVPNTSIQLQYAVLALFSALFGPLAGFLIGFIGHALKDSFLYGSPWWTWVLGSGLSGLFFAFAVKRDQLVQGIFGGKEIVRFNLVQLLTNVVVWGVIAPIGDILVYNEPANKVFTQGVVAGLANAVTVAVAGTLLLKLYAATRTKSGSLDKE